From Mytilus edulis chromosome 8, xbMytEdul2.2, whole genome shotgun sequence, one genomic window encodes:
- the LOC139483993 gene encoding uncharacterized protein F54H12.2-like — protein MKQIETKPVRYYFQRTEVKRNTINKDSREFIWDNMFNIRPSTLVLGLISQESGNGTYDTNPFCFNHYNATDVGLYVNGESVPARPLKLDFGDNRQYATAYANLFEVCEKINRDAGLAITREDYGKGYTLYAFPLDPKGLGDDYINLVKHGNVRAEIKFKTGLPSADTCIAFGVFDSFLEIDHSRNVRYIQS, from the coding sequence ATGAAACAGATAGAAACCAAGCCTGTCCGTTACTATTTCCAAAGGACGGAAGTAAAAAGAAACACTATCAATAAAGACTCTAGGGAGTTCATTTGGGACAATATGTTCAACATCCGTCCAAGTACTCTAGTCTTAGGGCTAATTTCACAAGAAAGCGGAAATGGTACGTACGATACTAACCCTTTCTGTTTCAACCATTACAATGCTACTGACGTAGGACTGTACGTAAACGGAGAGAGCGTTCCAGCGAGACCGTTAAAGCTTGACTTTGGGGATAACCGACAGTATGCAACGGCATACGCTAATTTATTTGAGGTCTGTGAAAAAATTAACAGAGACGCAGGACTCGCTATAACAAGAGAAGACTATGGAAAAGGGTACACCTTGTATGCTTTTCCATTGGACCCGAAAGGACTTGGAGATGACTATATAAACTTGGTGAAGCATGGAAATGTGAGAGCGGAAATAAAGTTCAAGACTGGACTACCCTCTGCTGACACTTGCATAGCTTTTGGAGTATTCGATTCATTTCTAGAGATAGACCATTCCCGAAACGTTCGCTATATACAGTCATGA